A stretch of Rhododendron vialii isolate Sample 1 chromosome 4a, ASM3025357v1 DNA encodes these proteins:
- the LOC131324230 gene encoding ATP sulfurylase 1, chloroplastic-like — protein MASMAALFTQTPSLSSHKTHKPQYTKPTKISFSPNPDPRKHQRISCGLIDPDGGKLVNLIVKEPHRYEKRRKAHSMPKIELTRIDLEWVHVLSEGWASPLRGFMRESEFLQTLHFNSLRVEGGVVNMSVPIVLAVNDAQKGRIGESSAVALVDSSGVTVAILNNIEIYKHNKEERIARTWGTTAPGLPYVEEAITNAGNWLIGGDLEVIEPIKYNDGLDRYRLSPSELREEFTRRNADAVFAFQLRNPVHNGHALLMTDTRRRLLEMGYKNPVLLLHPLGGYTKADDVPLSWRMQQHEKVLEDGVLDPETTVVSIFPSPMHYAGPTEVQWHAKARINAGANFYIVGRDPAGMSHPVEKRDLYDADHGKKVLSMAPGLERLNILPFRVAAYDKTQSKMAFFDPSRPNDFLFISGTKMRTLAKNRENPPDGFMCPGGWKVLVDYYDSVASSMNGKVPEPVPA, from the exons ATGGCATCAATGGCCGCTCTTTTCACCCAaaccccatctctctcctcccacAAAACCCACAAACCCCAATACACCAAACCCACCAAAATCTCCTTCTCTCCCAACCCAGACCCAAGAAAACACCAAAGAATCTCATGCGGGCTGATCGACCCAGATGGGGGAAAGCTCGTAAACCTCATAGTGAAGGAGCCCCACAGGTACGAGAAGAGGAGGAAAGCCCATTCCATGCCCAAGATTGAGCTGACCCGGATCGACCTGGAGTGGGTCCACGTGCTAAGCGAGGGGTGGGCCAGCCCGCTCCGTGGGTTCATGAGAGAGTCGGAGTTCCTCCAAACTCTTCATTTCAACTCGCTCCGAGTTGAGGGCGGCGTTGTGAACATGTCAGTGCCGATCGTTTTGGCTGTCAATGACGCGCAGAAGGGAAGGATTGGGGAGTCGAGTGCGGTGGCTCTTGTGGATTCCAGTGGCGTCACGGTGGCGATTCTTAACAA TATAGAGatttacaagcataacaaagaAGAACGAATAGCAAGAACTTGGGGCACTACTGCCCCTGGTTTACCTTATGTCGAGGAAGCCATAACCAATGCTGGAAACTGGTTGATTGGGGGTGATTTGGAGGTTATAGAGCCAATCAAGTACAACGATGGTCTCGATCGATACCGGCTCTCCCCTTCAGAACTCCGCGAGGAATTTACAAGGCGCAATGCTGATGCCGTGTTTGCTTTCCAGCTCCGGAATCCAGTGCACAATGGTCATGCTTTGTTGATGACAGACACGCGTCGCCGGCTTCTTGAGATGGGATATAAGAACCCCGTCCTCTTGCTTCATCCCTTGGGAGGATACACCAAGGCAGATGATGTTCCACTTAGTTGGCGGATGCAGCAGCATGAAAAG GTACTTGAAGATGGGGTTCTTGATCCAGAGACTACGGTGGTTTCTATATTCCCATCACCAATGCACTATGCTGGCCCTACTGAGGTGCAGTGGCACGCGAAGGCTCGGATTAATGCTGGGGCCAACTTTTACATTGTGGGTCGAGACCCAGCTGGCATGAGCCATCCGGTTGAGAAAAGAGACTTGTATGATGCTGATCATGGAAAGAAGGTGCTGAGCATGGCTCCTGGATTGGAGAGGCTAAATATCCTGCCATTCAGG GTGGCAGCTTATGATAAGACTCAGAGTAAGATGGCATTCTTTGATCCCTCTAGGCCTAATGATTTTCTCTTCATTTCGGGCACCAag ATGCGAACGCTTGCTAAGAACAGGGAGAATCCTCCGGATGGATTTATGTGCCCCGGCGGTTGGAAAGTTTTGGTGGATTACTATGATAGTGTGGCTTCCAGTATGAATGGCAAAGTTCCTGAACCGGTGCCTGCTTAG